The following coding sequences are from one Paenarthrobacter ureafaciens window:
- the fusA gene encoding elongation factor G — translation MAQDVLTDLNKVRNIGIMAHIDAGKTTTTERILFYTGVNHKIGETHDGASTTDWMEQEKERGITITSAAVTCFWNKNQINIIDTPGHVDFTVEVERSLRVLDGAVAVFDGKEGVEPQSETVWRQADKYNVPRICFVNKMDKLGADFYFTVDTIISRLGAKPLVMQLPIGSENDFVGVVDLLEMRALVWPGDAKGDVTMGASYEVQEIPADLKEKAEEYRAQLVETVAEASEELMEKYLEGEELTLEELKAGIRKMTINSELYPVFCGSAFKNRGVQPMLDAVVDFLPNPLDVPAMIGHDPRDEEKELTRKPSADEPFSALAFKIAAHPFFGQLTFIRVYSGHVDSGAQVVNSTKGKKERIGKLFQMHANKEMPVEGATAGHIYAAIGLKDTTTGDTLCDPANQIVLESMSFPEPVISVAIEPNTKGDQEKLSTAIQKLSAEDPTFQVSLNEETGQTVIAGMGELHLDILVDRMRREFKVEANVGKPQVAYRETIKRAVEKVDFTHKKQTGGSGQFAKVQVSFEPLETTDGTFYEFENKVTGGRIPREYIPSVDAGIQDAMQFGILAGYPMVGVKAILLDGAYHDVDSSEMAFKIAGSQVFKEGARKANPVLLEPLMAVEVRTPEEYMGDVIGDLNSRRGMIQSMEDAAGVKVVRANVPLSEMFGYIGDLRSKTQGRAVYSMTFDSYAEVPKAVADEIIQKTRGE, via the coding sequence GTGGCACAGGACGTGCTTACCGACCTTAACAAGGTCCGCAATATCGGCATCATGGCCCACATCGATGCCGGCAAGACCACCACTACCGAGCGCATCCTGTTCTACACGGGTGTGAACCACAAGATCGGCGAAACGCACGACGGCGCTTCGACGACCGACTGGATGGAACAGGAAAAGGAACGCGGCATCACCATCACGTCCGCGGCCGTGACCTGTTTCTGGAACAAGAACCAGATCAACATCATCGACACCCCGGGCCACGTGGACTTCACGGTTGAGGTTGAGCGCTCCCTGCGCGTCCTCGACGGTGCAGTTGCAGTGTTCGACGGCAAGGAAGGCGTGGAGCCGCAGTCCGAGACTGTTTGGCGCCAGGCTGACAAGTACAACGTTCCGCGTATCTGCTTCGTCAACAAGATGGACAAGCTGGGCGCTGACTTCTACTTCACCGTAGACACCATCATCTCCCGCCTCGGTGCCAAGCCGCTGGTCATGCAGCTGCCGATCGGCTCCGAGAACGACTTCGTTGGCGTCGTCGACCTCCTTGAAATGCGCGCACTGGTTTGGCCGGGCGACGCCAAGGGCGACGTGACCATGGGTGCTTCCTACGAGGTTCAGGAAATTCCTGCCGACCTCAAGGAAAAGGCCGAGGAATACCGCGCACAGCTCGTTGAGACTGTTGCCGAGGCTTCCGAGGAACTCATGGAGAAGTACCTCGAAGGCGAAGAACTCACCCTCGAAGAGCTCAAGGCCGGCATCCGCAAGATGACCATCAACTCCGAGCTCTACCCGGTCTTCTGTGGTTCTGCCTTCAAGAACCGCGGTGTCCAGCCGATGCTCGACGCCGTCGTGGACTTCCTGCCGAACCCGCTCGACGTTCCGGCGATGATCGGTCACGATCCCCGCGACGAAGAGAAGGAACTGACCCGTAAGCCTTCCGCTGACGAGCCGTTCTCCGCTCTTGCGTTCAAGATTGCTGCCCACCCGTTCTTCGGTCAGCTCACCTTCATCCGCGTGTACTCCGGTCACGTTGATTCCGGTGCGCAGGTGGTCAACTCCACCAAGGGCAAGAAGGAACGTATCGGCAAGCTCTTCCAGATGCACGCCAACAAGGAAATGCCTGTTGAGGGCGCTACCGCCGGCCACATCTACGCTGCGATCGGCCTGAAGGACACCACCACCGGTGACACCCTCTGCGATCCCGCAAACCAGATCGTCCTCGAGTCCATGAGCTTCCCGGAGCCCGTGATCTCTGTTGCGATCGAGCCGAACACCAAGGGTGACCAGGAGAAGCTCTCCACGGCTATCCAGAAGCTCTCCGCTGAGGACCCGACCTTCCAGGTCTCCCTCAACGAAGAAACCGGCCAGACTGTTATCGCGGGTATGGGTGAACTCCACCTCGACATCCTCGTTGACCGTATGCGCCGCGAATTTAAGGTTGAGGCCAACGTCGGCAAGCCGCAGGTTGCTTACCGCGAAACCATCAAGCGCGCTGTGGAGAAGGTTGACTTCACCCACAAGAAGCAGACTGGTGGTTCGGGTCAGTTCGCAAAGGTCCAGGTCTCCTTCGAGCCCCTGGAAACCACGGACGGTACCTTCTACGAGTTCGAAAACAAGGTCACCGGTGGCCGTATTCCGCGTGAATACATCCCCTCCGTTGACGCTGGTATCCAGGACGCCATGCAGTTCGGTATCCTGGCCGGCTACCCGATGGTGGGCGTCAAGGCGATCCTGCTCGACGGTGCTTACCACGATGTCGACTCCTCTGAAATGGCGTTCAAGATCGCCGGCTCCCAGGTGTTCAAGGAGGGTGCCCGCAAGGCCAACCCTGTCTTGCTCGAACCCCTGATGGCCGTCGAGGTCCGTACCCCTGAGGAATACATGGGTGACGTGATCGGCGACCTCAACTCCCGCCGTGGCATGATCCAGTCCATGGAAGATGCTGCAGGCGTGAAGGTTGTTCGTGCGAACGTTCCGCTGTCCGAAATGTTCGGCTACATCGGCGACCTGCGGTCCAAGACCCAGGGCCGTGCTGTGTACTCGATGACGTTCGACAGCTACGCGGAGGTCCCGAAGGCAGTAGCCGACGAGATCATCCAGAAGACCCGCGGCGAGTAA
- the rpsL gene encoding 30S ribosomal protein S12: MPTINQLVRKGRTPKVSKTKAPALKGSPMRRGVCTRVYTTTPKKPNSALRKVARVRLNGGVEVTAYIPGVGHNLQEHSIVLVRGGRVKDLPGVRYKIVRGALDTQGVKNRKQARSRYGAKMEKK; this comes from the coding sequence GTGCCTACGATTAACCAGCTGGTCCGCAAGGGCCGCACGCCGAAGGTCTCCAAGACCAAGGCTCCCGCGCTGAAGGGCAGCCCGATGCGCCGCGGCGTTTGCACCCGCGTCTACACCACCACTCCGAAGAAGCCGAACTCGGCCCTTCGTAAGGTCGCACGTGTGCGCCTCAACGGTGGCGTGGAAGTTACCGCCTACATCCCCGGTGTTGGCCACAACCTGCAGGAGCACTCCATCGTGCTCGTCCGTGGTGGTCGTGTGAAGGACCTCCCGGGTGTCCGCTACAAGATCGTCCGCGGCGCCCTCGACACCCAGGGTGTCAAGAACCGCAAGCAGGCCCGCAGCCGCTACGGCGCAAAGATGGAGAAGAAGTAA
- the rpsG gene encoding 30S ribosomal protein S7 — translation MPRKGPAPKRPLVSDPVYGSPLVTQLINKVLIDGKKSTAERIVYGALEGARAKTGGDPVAALKKAMDNVKPSLEVRSRRVGGATYQVPVEVKPGRSTALALRWLVGYSKARREKTMTERLQNEILDASNGLGAAVKRREDTHKMAESNKAFAHYRW, via the coding sequence ATGCCTCGCAAGGGTCCGGCCCCGAAGCGGCCGCTCGTTTCAGATCCCGTCTACGGCTCCCCGTTGGTCACCCAGCTGATCAACAAGGTCCTGATTGACGGCAAGAAGTCCACCGCCGAGCGCATCGTTTACGGTGCACTCGAAGGTGCCCGCGCCAAGACGGGCGGCGACCCCGTCGCAGCCCTGAAGAAGGCCATGGACAACGTCAAGCCTTCCCTGGAAGTGCGTTCCCGCCGTGTTGGTGGCGCCACCTACCAGGTTCCGGTTGAGGTCAAGCCGGGTCGCTCCACCGCCCTCGCACTGCGTTGGCTCGTGGGCTACTCCAAGGCCCGCCGCGAAAAGACGATGACCGAGCGCCTCCAGAACGAAATCCTGGATGCCTCGAACGGTCTCGGTGCCGCTGTCAAGCGTCGCGAAGACACCCACAAGATGGCCGAGTCCAACAAGGCCTTCGCACACTACCGCTGGTAA